A segment of the Sulfurovum indicum genome:
GAGGCACATGATGTGCTTTTGGTCATTGGCAGAAAGATCAGTCTGGATCATTTTAGAGAGAGAAACAGAGGAGTGGGGTGATGCCGTCAAAAAAGATCCTTCTATTCGGATACGGGCACCATGGAAAATATATTGCCAAAGGACTGCTTGAAGACGGATATGTGCTTAAAGTAGCAGAGCAGAATGAAACATTCTATCAGAATGCGCTTGAGGATGGTTTCAAGGAGAGTGTTCTGATAGATATGAGTAAAGATGAGGAGCTTGTTGCGCTCGATCCGGAAAGTTACGATAAACTGGTCTGTGTGATGGATGATGAACACTATAATGTCTTTATTACACTCTCTTTGACCTCGCTGTTCCCCGACCTCTATATCGTGGCGATCTCCGACTCCATCCATACGACCGGCAAACTCAAGCTGGCCGGTGCAAAAAAGGTGATCGATCTTTATGAAGTGAGTGCCAACCGTATCCATAATATTCTTAAACGTCCCATCACCACACAGCTGATGAAAGATTTTATTATGAGCAAAGAGGGGATCAGTTTCATGGAGATGGAGATCCCGGAAGGGTCATTCCTTAACGGCAGGAAACTTGAAGAGGTGAATTTCTCCTCTTATGATGTTTTGCTGGTAGGTATGGTCGATATGGAACTTGGCAGAGGCTTTGAATTTGTCACAGCAGGACATGAACACCAGCTTGACAGCGGTGATATCATCGTCTGTATGGGAGAGATGGAGAAGCTGCGTATCTTTAAGAAGATCATAGGAAGGAAAGAACCTGATAGAGGTGATCAAGATAAAAAGGAGCATACGTCATGAAGATGGCAGTTATTGGGGCAGGCAAGTGGGGACAGGCATTGTATCATGCCTTTTCGCAGAAGAATGATGTAGTAATACACTCCAGAACACCCAGAGAGATCGAAAATTTTGTCTCTCTGGATGAGGCGCTTTCAAGAGAGTATCAGGTCATGGCGATCCCTGCACAGTTCGTCAGAAGCTGGCTTGAGAAGTATTTTGAGGATAGAGGACAGAAGATACTGGTCGCAGCCAAAGGGATAGAGACCGCTACAGGAGCATTTCTCAATGATATCTACGGGGAGTTCGTTCCCCAGCAGAGACTTGCCTATATCTCCGGACCCTCTTTCGCTGCGGAAGTGGTTCAGTCTCTGCCTACTGCATTGATGATTAGTTCTGTTAACCTGGAACTGGCACGGACTTTTTCCGATGCACTCCCTAACTATATCAAAGGGTATATAAGTGATGATATCATAGGTGCAGAGGTTTCGGGTGCATACAAGAATGTCATTGCGATCGCCAGTGGTGTCTGTGACGGCTTGGGGCTGGGCAACAATGCCAGGGCTGCACTTATCTCGCGCGGTCTGGTGGAGATGACACGCTTTGGAGAGGCATTCGGTGCGCACAGCGAAACGTTTCTCTCTCTGGGCGGTGCCGGCGATCTTTTCCTGACGGCAAGCTCAACTCTCTCCCGTAACTACCGTGTAGGACTCGGTCTTGCAAAAGGGAAGAAGATGGATGAGATCCTCAAAGAGCTGGGCGAAGTGGCAGAAGGAGTGGGGACCTCAAAAGCCCTGCAGAAGATCGCAGAGAAAAAAGGTATCTACCTCCCTATTGCCTCAGAGGTCTATGCGATGATCGAAAAGGGGAAAGACCCCCGGCAGAGCGTCAGAGATCTTCTGGGATAACTTTTTACGCTACAATAGGTGTTTTAAGAGAAAGGCTAATGGTTTTGAAACACTTGTTTTTACTTCTGCTTCTTTGTACTCTCCTTTTGGCTGACGGGAACGTCACGGAGGGAGAGGGTGTGGAGACGAACAGTTCCCGGAAGAGTGTACTCTCTGTCAAAAAGATATCTATCAAAGGGGTCAAGGCATTCGAACTCTCTGATCTCTATGAGGCATTGAGCATCGAGTACCCCGGTTTCTTTCAATTCTGGAAAGAGAAGAAAGCGACGATACGCCAGAGGCTTGTTCCGACACTTCCTTTGGCCCTGCGCAGTTTTTATGATTCGGAAGGGTACTATGATGCACGGTTCGAGATAAAAGAGAGTGCTTCAGTCGTGAATGTAAAGATAGAAGAGGGGAAGCCTGTCAGGGTCAGAGATATCAACATCAGCAGCGATTTTGATATCTCCGGTCTGGTAACATTTGAAAAAGGGGAAAGATTCCGCAGCAAAAAATTCATCACCCTTAAAAGCCGGATCACAGAGGCGCTGCTCAAAGAGGGATACTGCAGTTATGACCTTGACAGTAAAGCCTTTGTCGACCTTGAAGAGCACAGGGTCGATATACGTTTTTTACTGAATAAAGGCGGTCTCTGTACCTTCGGTGATGTGACGGTCAAAGGGCTGAAGCGTATCGATGAAAAGATCGTCAGCAGCCGGGTGAGTGCCAAGAAAGGATCACGCTTCAGTACAAAAGCGGTACAGAGCAGTTACGCAGCGATCTACGGGCTTCACTCATTTGATTCGGTACTGATCAGTATCGATAGAAAGTTCTATAATGTCGTACCTGTGGATATTACGGTACAGGAGATGAGCAAACCGTATCATGTTGAAGCAGGTGCCGGGTACGATACCTATGTCGGTTCACGGGTTCACGGTACTTTTGTCAAACACAACTTTTTTGGAAATGCGCAACAGTTGGGCATCAGGGGTTCCTGGTCTGCACTGGAACAGCTGGGGATCGTCGATTTTTACAAACCGCTCCTGCTCGATCTTGATGGTTTCGGTATCGATCTGGGTATAAGTACAGGATATTCAAATCTGGAGTTTGAAGGTTTTCGTGAGAGAAAAAGCTTTATGAAAGCCTTTCTGAAACATGAGAGTGATAAGCTCACACTGAGCGGCGGCCTCTCATATGAAGCGATAGATATCTCGGAAGTGAATAATGGAGTGAGGCGTTTGCCGGATGATGCATACGATACCTTCCTTCTTCTCTATCCCTATTTCAGCATTGTCTATGATGCAAGAGATTCCAGGCTCAATCCCAGAGAGGGGTATTATCTCTCTGCCTATACGGAGTACGGGATCCCGGCTGATGCTGATTCAAGTCTTTATCTGAAGACACTCTTTGAGGCACGCGGTGTCTACAGCGTATCGGACCTGACCATGGCAGCGGTCGGAAAGATCGGTTCGATCGATATGCAGGAGGAGTCCCCCCACGGTATCCCTGAGTCGAAAAAGTTCTTTGGCGGCGGGGCCTACTCCAACCGTGCCTACGGATATCGTGAGCTGGGGGTGATCGTTTCACCCACAGAGTATCTTGTCAGTGGTGCAATGAGTATGGTGAACCTCTCTTTTGAAATGGACTATCCTCTCTGGGGCGATCTCTCTGCAGCACTCTTCACGGACAATACGATGCTGACAGCAGGGAGTTATGATTTTTCCGGAGAGATCATCACTTCTGCAGGGGTGGGTATACGCTATATGACACCGGTGGGTCCTTTCAAGCTTGATATCGGTTTCAATGTGGACGATCCCTCTTTCTACGGTGTCTCATTTCAGGTAGGACAGTCATTTTGAAGAAGTTTTTTTACGGATCACTACTTCTCTTCGTTATCCTGATAACGGCTGTAGTGGTCGCCGGAAACTCTTCATCTGTTATCAAAAAAGCAGCAGACACCTTTGCTCCCGGGTATCATATCACTTATGAAGATATCTCCGGGAATATTTTTACCGGTGTAAGGATAAAGGGGATTAAGTATGCCGACAGACCTCTTGTCAGGGAGATCCGGTTTTTATGGAACCCTTCAGGTATTCTCTATAAGCGTCTTTCCATCAATGAGGTCAGCGCTGAAGAGGTTGATATCGATACACTCAGGGCGCTGGTCGCATCGTTTCGTAAAAACGGGGAGCAAGCTAGTGCTTCGCCGTTTCCGTTTGCAGTGACAGCAGGCAGGGTACATGTCACGCTAAATCCTTTTGTCGAACAGGGGATCAGGATAGAAAAAACGCTTCTGGATGCTGAAGATCTTCTCTACTCTGCCGATAAAGTGGAGGCAGGTGATCTGAAACTGCAGCTGGATACCAATGTAACAAAACTGAAACTGCATGCAGGTTTGAAAGAGGGAAAGGTAACACTCAAGAGATTGACTCTCGATGAGACAGATCCGGAGATACTGCAGAAGATGTTTCTGTTGCAGGAGGGCAGAACGGCAGCCAAAGCTCCTTCCGAAACTCGACTGAAAACAACAAGGGAACACTCCAACCCTCTGATCCCGAAAGAAGCAGATGTACACTATTTCAGCGCAGCACTGAAGCCCGGAAGATATTCTGCCGCAACGATAGAGAATCTTAAAATAACGGTTGAGGGCCTGAGTGCGGATATTGTAAAGCTCCTGAAAAAGAGAGAAGGTGCATTCAGCATCGATCGTTATGCGCTTGAGCTTAAAAGTGATGCAGGCAGGATCGATATAGAGGGGAGCCTGAAAAGTGATACAGCTACCCTGAACAGGGTCAATATGAGCAGGCTCGATACCCTGGTACTGAAGGCGCTGTTCCTGCCAAAGAGCAATGAAAGCAGTACAGACAGCAAGCCGGAAGCTGCAGTCGAAGAAGAGAGAGCAAAAGAGGGTAACAGAACGAAACCGCAGAAGATGAACCCTTTTATTCCTAAAAAAATCCTGCTCAAGTCCCTGCATGCCGATATCATGCCGGTCACCTTCGAGCCTGTGCATATTTTGGCATTTGCACTGGATGCCGGGAAAGTGAAGTTTGA
Coding sequences within it:
- a CDS encoding potassium channel family protein; the protein is MPSKKILLFGYGHHGKYIAKGLLEDGYVLKVAEQNETFYQNALEDGFKESVLIDMSKDEELVALDPESYDKLVCVMDDEHYNVFITLSLTSLFPDLYIVAISDSIHTTGKLKLAGAKKVIDLYEVSANRIHNILKRPITTQLMKDFIMSKEGISFMEMEIPEGSFLNGRKLEEVNFSSYDVLLVGMVDMELGRGFEFVTAGHEHQLDSGDIIVCMGEMEKLRIFKKIIGRKEPDRGDQDKKEHTS
- a CDS encoding NAD(P)H-dependent glycerol-3-phosphate dehydrogenase is translated as MKMAVIGAGKWGQALYHAFSQKNDVVIHSRTPREIENFVSLDEALSREYQVMAIPAQFVRSWLEKYFEDRGQKILVAAKGIETATGAFLNDIYGEFVPQQRLAYISGPSFAAEVVQSLPTALMISSVNLELARTFSDALPNYIKGYISDDIIGAEVSGAYKNVIAIASGVCDGLGLGNNARAALISRGLVEMTRFGEAFGAHSETFLSLGGAGDLFLTASSTLSRNYRVGLGLAKGKKMDEILKELGEVAEGVGTSKALQKIAEKKGIYLPIASEVYAMIEKGKDPRQSVRDLLG
- a CDS encoding autotransporter assembly complex protein TamA yields the protein MVLKHLFLLLLLCTLLLADGNVTEGEGVETNSSRKSVLSVKKISIKGVKAFELSDLYEALSIEYPGFFQFWKEKKATIRQRLVPTLPLALRSFYDSEGYYDARFEIKESASVVNVKIEEGKPVRVRDINISSDFDISGLVTFEKGERFRSKKFITLKSRITEALLKEGYCSYDLDSKAFVDLEEHRVDIRFLLNKGGLCTFGDVTVKGLKRIDEKIVSSRVSAKKGSRFSTKAVQSSYAAIYGLHSFDSVLISIDRKFYNVVPVDITVQEMSKPYHVEAGAGYDTYVGSRVHGTFVKHNFFGNAQQLGIRGSWSALEQLGIVDFYKPLLLDLDGFGIDLGISTGYSNLEFEGFRERKSFMKAFLKHESDKLTLSGGLSYEAIDISEVNNGVRRLPDDAYDTFLLLYPYFSIVYDARDSRLNPREGYYLSAYTEYGIPADADSSLYLKTLFEARGVYSVSDLTMAAVGKIGSIDMQEESPHGIPESKKFFGGGAYSNRAYGYRELGVIVSPTEYLVSGAMSMVNLSFEMDYPLWGDLSAALFTDNTMLTAGSYDFSGEIITSAGVGIRYMTPVGPFKLDIGFNVDDPSFYGVSFQVGQSF